One Pecten maximus chromosome 7, xPecMax1.1, whole genome shotgun sequence genomic window carries:
- the LOC117331738 gene encoding muscarinic acetylcholine receptor M3-like, translating into MNNSTVLPVNITSTDVVPTVTWRKIIIGIVLYGIVLLTICGNSLVLVAVAKTKRLQTVFNFYVINLAITDISVAVCAMSLYTTNTVLGYWPFGSFLCGVWIFFDYGMTFASVFTLLVISIDRFWSVTWSVHYRAHHNKRKCIRLIIAVWVSMIVLWLPACVMDRVNNAVPGQCIWEPSNNKEFVFVIATIGHHGSFAILLICYIRVFYVLRKRNSFNSVGPSEKFRDQPSTSRVVNGVSNKNEESQSKDSIEESAAVKTVTESDVKKTPISLSPPNRNGIHLDPISIITIPSTSQIKPEVGVVNSEVAKKQRQLLKRERRNDRHERRVFITLTYILIGYIICWLPFHIVFDVSAIAPDKVSEMVFVVTFWMSYCNSTINPFLYNFSSKDFRNAFRELLCRK; encoded by the exons ATGAATAATTCGACTGTCCTTCCTGTAAATATCACGTCTACTGATGTCGTCCCCACTGTGACATGGAGAAAGATCATAATCGGTATAGTTCTTTACGGAATTGTGCTTTTAACAATATGTGGAAACAGTCTTGTATTAGTAGCAGTGGCAAAAACTAAACGTTTACAAACAGTTTTTAATTTCTATGTCATCAACCTGGCAATCACTGACATATCTGTGGCGGTATGTGCCATGAGTCTGTACACAACTAACACTGTACTGGGATACTGGCCATTCGGTTCCTTTCTGTGCGGTGTTTGGATTTTCTTTGACTATGGGATGACGTTCGCCTCTGTATTCACTCTTTTGGTGATATCCATTGACAGGTTCTGGTCAGTGACGTGGAGTGTGCACTATCGGGCGCATCACAATAAACGCAAGTGTATTCGGCTCATTATAGCTGTCTG GGTGTCTATGATAGTGTTATGGCTGCCTGCGTGTGTGATGGACAGGGTGAACAACGCTGTTCCGGGACAGTGCATATGGGAACCGTCGAATAACAAGGAATTTGTGTTTGTCATAGCAACCATCGGTCATCATGGCTCTTTCGCTATACTTCTTATTTGTTACATTCGCGTTTTCTACGTGTTGAGAAAAAGAAATAGTTTCAATTCGGTAGGACCGAGTGAGAAATTCCGTGATCAGCCCAGCACATCTAGAGTTGTAAATGGTGTGTCAAACAAGAACGAAGAAAGTCAGTCGAAGGATTCCATTGAAGAAAGCGCAGCTGTGAAAACCGTAACCGAAAGCGACGTAAAGAAAACACCGATAAGTCTGTCACCACCTAATCGAAATGGGATTCATCTCGACCCGATCTCTATCATAACAATTCCGTCAACGAGTCAAATAAAACCTGAGGTAGGAGTAGTCAACAGCGAGGTTGCAAAGAAGCAAAGGCAGCTGCTGAAACGAGAGAGAAGGAACGATAGACACGAGAGGCGAGTGTTCATCACTCTAACCtacattttgattggttacaTTATCTGTTGGCTGCCGTTCCACATCGTGTTTGACGTTAGTGCAATAGCACCAGACAAGGTATCAGAGATGGTGTTTGTCGTTACGTTCTGGATGTCATACTGTAACTCGACAATCAATCCATTTTTGTATAACTTCAGTAGTAAAGATTTCAGGAATGCTTTTCGTGAACTGTTATGTAGAAAGTGA